GAGATCAAACTGTCCATACTCCTGGGCAATCTGCGCCTGGAGCACCACCTGTAATAACAGATCCCCTAGCTCATCAGCGATCGCCTCGGGCTGACCCTGGCGGATCGCATCCACCGCTTCGTAGGCTTCTTCAATAATGTAGGGCGTCAGACTTTCTGGAGTTTGGGCCAAATCCCAAGGGCACCCCCCCTCAGGCGATCGCAACTGGGCAACGACCTCAATCAGGCGCTGCAAGGCTTCTAGAACGTCGGTGGATGCAGGTGCGTTGGACATAGTTCTCCCCAAAAACGACTGCTTTCAGTGTATCGGCTTCAGGCAGGATAGATAGATTCCAGGGGCGATCGCCTTTTGGGTCGTCTGAGCAACGTCGTTTGTCCTCAAGACAGGCTACGCCAACGTAAAACGTCTCCCAAAGCGAGAAAGCCACAACCCATTCAGCGTTCTGCAGGGGCGGATCTGCCTTCTAGGCTAGTGGTGGGGATGGCCGGGAGCGATCGCCCGGCCATCCACCATTGGGTTACCTAGATGCTTCTAGAGTCCGGTGGGTAGCCCGGTGGCCTTGCCACGCACGCTAGTGACAATGCGCCCCCAGCCCGATTCGCCTCCCTGATCCCAAAAAATTCGCTGCATGGTGTCGTAGGTGTATTCATCAAAAATTCCCCCAACGCCCACATCATAGGAATTGCTAGAACCATGGCGCGTGCCGTAGGGATCATGCACCAACCAAGCCTTCTTCACCGGATCATGGCCAACAATGACGCAAATATGGCCTGATCCCTTATAGGCAAAGCCCACCACAATGGGAACGCCCACCTTCAGCGAAGCAAGCACATCCTTAGCCGACAAAGAATAGCTGAAATAGGACTCAATGCCCAGGGCTCTCAACGCTTGCGTTTGCGCACCGTGATCGATGGTGTCGCCATACTTGCCAACAATGCGCATAAACACTGACTCCGGCTCCTGATATCCCGACTGCTTGGCCTTTTCCGTCAGGGCTCCCTTGAGCAAATAATCGGCCAGCATGGTGTTACTCGTGGTGTTGCACTGCCGCCAACCGGGGCCAAAGATCGCCGTGTCGTTATTGAGTTGGGAGCAATACTTCACCGGCAGCTTAATCAGTTGGTTGAGATCATTGACCTGGGGCGTTGCCCCCTCAAGCTTGATGTGGGGCTCATAGGCATAGACGACCTGTAGCTTATGCACCTTGTCTTGAGCGGTGAGCGGAGATGCAAGAACTAATCGCATATGCTGATTGCGATCGGGGGAATAGTCCGATACAAAAAATGCCTGTCCTTGGGGCACATAGATTTTTTCGGAGTCGGCTAGGTCACCGGATCCCAGCACTTCTTTCTTGAGCACAGTGTTCAGTTCAGCGATCGCTTTCGGCATACATCAATCTCCAAAAATCAAGGTAGAAGACCGCAGACAACGCCAGAATGTTGGATCAAGCTCCTGGGGCTGCATTACTTTATACATCCAGAATGCCTGATTTACTCAGAATTAGCACGGATCGTTTTGTTTTTTTTGCAGTCAGATTTTTTTCGTTGGCATACACCTATCCTTGCTCTACAGATCGTCTCTCAGGAAGATTGCTGATCGCCCTTGGCAACCATCGTTGAGGGGTAGCCAGTTGATAAACGGATGCGTATCTCTAGGAAGATCGTTACACTTAGCTAAACATTGCTCACCTTCAAACACAGGGCTGCCCATATGGCGCATGACAGAGAGGGCGATCGCCCCATCAGCAAAGATGACTTTCTATATCCTAGAAGCTCATATCACGGCGATTTCACGCCACAGAACCTGGCGTTCAATGCAAATTTACAAGAATTTGCTCAGCGTATCGGTATTTTGTGCAACTTAGAAACCGGCGGCAAGATTAGCTCCTCCGCTGCCTATGATGAAATTAAACAGATGTGGAAGAAGCTCAAGGCTTCCAAGAGTGAGCTGCTGGATGCACCACCGCCACAAAAACCCGATCTGCCTGAGAACTAATGGCCTCGTTTCCCCCAGCATCTAGCCCCTAACGGCAAGATATATCGTCTGGTAATCCCACGTCGGCAGTATGTCACACTAGTGGTAGGGAAGAGGAGGCGTAGGTGGTTGCGGGCGCAGGTCGTCCGAGGAAAGTCCGGGCTTCCGAAAGACCAAACTTGCTGGGTAACGCCCAGTGCGGGTGACCGTGAGGATAGTGCCACAGAAACATACCGCCGATGGAGCTTTGGCTCACAGGTAAGGGTGCAAGGGTGCGGTAAGAGCGCACCAGCAGCATCGAGAGGTGCTGGCTCGGTAAACCCCGGTTGGAAGCAAGGTCGTAGGAGCTATGGTTGGTCTTTTTCCAGCTCCGAGCGGGCTCGTCCCGCGTAATCCGCTAGAGGTGTTTGGCAACAAACATCCCAGATAGATAACCGCCCTCGCTGTGGGCAACCACAGATGAGAACAGAACCCGGCTTATGTCCTGCTCTTCCCTACCTTTTGATCGTGACTGCTCGTCGATGATAGCGGACAAAGACGGCATAGGCAGAGCAGGATGAGCATAGGAGGAACCATGACGCTTCAGAATCCTCGCCGGCAAAAAGAGCTAGGGCGGTTAATCAGCATATTAGGTCTTGAGTCTTCCCTGAAGCTCGACTGGCATCTGCTCGATCTAGCCCTCACCCATTCAACCTTCTCGAAAGACAACTATGAAGAGCTAGAGTTTGTGGGCGATGCGGTGCTGCGCTTGGCGGCGGCTGAGTTTTTGCTCGATCAACGGCCGCGTATGTCAGCGGGGGAGATGACGGCAATTCGTTCTATTCTGGTGAGCGATCGCAATCTCGCAAAAATTGCTGATGCCTATAATCTCCAGCGCTACCTCCTTGCTGACAACAGCGCCCTGAGCGATCCTCAAGGACAGGAAGCCCGCCTAGCAGCCTCCTTTGAAGCGGTTTTGGCGGCTCTCTACCTCAGCACCCATGACCTGACGTTGATTCGTCCTTGGCTCGATGGTCATCTCAAAACCTTGATGGATGAAATTCGCAGCGATCCAGCGTTGCAAAACTATAAAGGTGCGCTGCAGGAGTTGACCAATGCCCGCTACAAAACGCTGCCAGAGTATCGGGTGACGGAACTCAGCCAAGTGGATGGCGATATAGAACGCTTTGAGGCAGAAGTCTGGCTTCAGGAGCAGCGGCTGGGCGTGGGCCGTGGGCCATCCAAAAAAACGGCAGAACAGGCCGCGGCCCAGGTAGCATTTCTCACCCTCCGCCAAGGGGATGATTCGGCAACCCCTTCCAAGCCTCCGGCTTGATACCGCCCTCAGATAGTTCTCAGATCTTGTGCAGATCAGATCTTGTGCAGATCCACGCCCTCGCTCAGAGCTGGGCCAAGATCGCCTGCCAGACGAAAAAGACGGCCATGCCGACAGCGATGGTGAGCAGTAAATTTTTGCGCCATAGCCCTACCCCAATGGCAGCGATCGCCCCAATGAGCCGGGGATTGGTGTAGGTAAGGGCAATCTGTTGACCGTCCATGAGCACCGCCGGCACAATAATCGCGGTGAGCACCACCGGCGGCACGTAGCGCAACAGTTGCAGCATCCGGTCAGACAGAACAATGCGTCCACTCATAACGATGGGTACCGCACGAATGGCAAGGGTGGCGATCGCCATACTGCTAATTAACAGAACTTCTTGACTAGGCGTGAGCATGAATTCAGGTCGTTCCCAAAGGGTATACGTTGCTGGATGGAGAGGGAACAGCAAGTAGAACGTTCAGGCTAACCACTGGGCTAATCACTGGGCTAATCGCTAGACGAGGGACGAACGGTGGGGGGCTGCAAGGATTCGGCGATCGCCCCGGCCAAAATTCCCACCAGCGAGGCGACCATGAGCCCCAACTGATGGGGCAAGCCATGGGCCAGCAGCGCCACGCTACCCGCCACGCCCACCGCCACACCCATGGGGCGCGTCACTACGTAGGGAATCACCATACCGATAAAGGTTACGGCCATGGCAAAGTCTAAGCCTAGATTGGTAGGAATTTGCTGCCCCAGGGTAATGCCCAATCCGGTACAAAGCAGCCAGTTGCCATACATCAACACACCGGCCCCCAAACTATACCAATGTTTATGGGGCGAGGAATCAGCTTGGTTATAGCGGGCGATCGCTACCGCAAAGTTTTCATCGGTCAACCAAAAGCTCAGCAGCAGCTTCCAAGCTAGAGAATCGTGGCGCAGATGCGGCATCATGCTAATGGAATACAGCAGATGTCGCACGTTGACCACAATCGTCGTCACGATCACCAAGGGAATGGCCGTACCGCTCGCCAATAACCCTAAGGCAATAAACTGGGACGATCCGGCAAACACAAAGATCGACATCCCCATGGCTCCCGCTGCTGAAAGACCACTACCTGATGCTAGGGTGCCAAAAATGATACCAAAGGGTACAGCTCCAATCACGAGGGGTAGAATACCGCGCATTCCGCTCAAAACCTCATGCCTAGGAGACGGAACGCGATCGCTGGATGGGTTCATATATTCTCGGTGGGCAGACTAAATCTAGCCTAGCAGGGTCAGCCGACGGCTGCCCGAGCAGACCTAAGTTGAAGAGGGAATGAAGACTCCTCTAGTCATCCCCATGGATGGGCGATCGCTTGGCTATAATGCGAGATATTTAGCTCAGCTTTGAGGATGCAATCAACCTATGGCGGGTACTCGAAGATGGATTAAGGCGATCGCTGGTGTAGCGGTTATAGGTCTGTTACTACAGCTTTTCATCGAATCTCCCTGGAGTAAGCCTATCTTGACCTGGGGATTGATGGAATTCTTACCTGCCGATTCAGGGGCGGAGGTGGATGCCATTGTGGTGTTGGGGCGAGGTTCTTCTGGCTTCTTGATGGAAACTCGGACAGCGATCGCCACCCAGCTTTGGCAATCCGGTCGCGCACCGATGATTGTGGCTAGCGGTCGGCCGGAAGCACGAGCTATGATGGAGCACTTACAGAAGGAAGAGGGTGTTCCGACTACCGCACTCCTAGGGGAAGTTTGTTCAGAAACCACCGAAGAAAACGCGCTGTTTACGGCTGCCCTCTTGCAGCCCACCGAGACAAAGCGTATTTTGCTATTGACGGACTCTCCCCATATGCTGCGATCGTTCCTGACGTTTCGTAGTTTAGGGTTTGACGTCATTCCCTATCCCACGCCTTTTTCCAAGGGCGGGGATACGATCTTTTCTGGACGTGTCTTATCTAAAGAGTATCGGGGTCTCTTGGGCTACGCCGCGGTAGGGCGGTTCCTGCCCCGCTCCTTCGATAATTCTTGGTACTTAGATAGCGATCGCTTACAGGAGGCTCTAGAAGGCGATTGCACGGTTACGCTCGACGAGCCTTCCTAAGCGAGAGTCCAGATATTGTGATGCATTCTAAATCGGGAAAGATTGACCGATTAGGCTAGCAAATCTATCGTCCTAGTTGAACTACAACTCCTAGATATTCTCGATAGGAAGCAATTTTGTTATCTTTAACATCAAAGGCGATCGCTGCCTGGTTTTCGTAAGGCTGTCCGGATAAAACACCTTGAGAACGAACTTCAAAGACAACGGTTGTGGCATTGGATGTTACCTGTTGAACAGTTAGGGTTAGCCCTTCCGGAAACATAACAGAAACCAACGCAAAAAACGTCTCCGCTCTTTCTCGTCCATGGTTCCATCCTTGAAACGGGCCAGCGGGGAACCAGAATGTAAAATCTTCACTCAGGCGATCTAAAAATAAAGACCAGTCACCGCTAGATAAGCCATGGGAAAAGTCCTGAAAGGCTATCTTTGCGATAGTCAACGTATGGACACTTGCTTCACTCATGATGGAATTTTATTGACAGACTATATAGTACGCTTGTTTTATCGCGTAGTTTCTTAACCAAATGCGATAGGGTCAGATTGCAAACCAGATTGATTGTTCAGGGAAATAAGCTTATAGTTCCTGATGATTGACCAATTTGCCCATTGTAATAACTTCCACCGTAATAATACCAACTCAGCGCCTCCAACCTGGATTTAGCCTGATCAGCCGTTAAGACCGATAGCTGCTCCGCCGTGATCATGCCAAGGTACCACCTCCCGGAGGCCGTAAAAGCTTCATGGTCATAGAAGTATCGCAGCCAATGCTGACCGCATCTCTGGCAGACGAGGACGGAGACCTCAGCAAAATAGCTATCCATTCCAAGTTCTCTACAGGTTGAGAGGTTTTGATAAGGGATAGTAGAGCATGTACAAGGCTCGTCTGGCTTCAACTGCTGATGGTTTGCTTGCATACATATACACCTTGCAATGTCGAAATAGATTTTGGGAAAACGCTTGATTATTACATCAGAAATCACCCTTCATTTATACTGTTATGATAAAACGCTTACTCAAACAAGCTTTACTTATGTCCTACTCCTCTTGGGCTCATAAATGCTTATCTCGCATCGGCATACTGATCAGATAAAAGGGAGTCCCCTTTTTGTTGGACTGAGCAAATGTAAGTATAAAGCAACTCATCGGCACTCCTTGTAGGAGTGCAGGCCCCTTCGCCCCTATTCCACCTCATACCATTATTCATCAAAGTCCTTTTCACTATGGATTTGCAGGGATAACAGCCGATTGAAGATAGTCAGTAGATTCAAGAAACTTAGCATCGTAACAACCAACGCAGAAGGCGATCGCCCCCTAGGAATCTACGCAGCCTCTCTAGTGAAAACACGGAAATTGCTAAATGTTAAGGTTGCTTTCTCCCGAAATATACAGAGAGCTATGATGATAGTGAACGAGTTAACTATTGACTTCAGCATTTTATTCATTCTCTTCTCTAACGTCGTTTCAGGTCAGCGATGGGGTTTTGGCTTAAGTATGATTCCTATTTCGTCTCCTTTCTTAGTACATCGAATTCTTCGATTCAGTCATTGATTTTGGTCTGGTCTGACTTGAACAAGTCGATATACTGAAGAACAAGGTAAAGAGGATATCTTGCTTAGCTCATAAACCTGCTTTTATTCTTGTTTATTCCTTCACCTTGCAGAATCATTATGGCTACTTATTCACTTGGAACACTGTCTAGCACCCCTGTTAGCCGCAATAACTATAGCGTCACGACGTTTGATAGCACAGATGTTTTTGCCTTTCAAGTAGTTGGAAGTCGCAGAATCGGACTTTTTTTGCATGATTTGTCGGCAGATGCAGACATTCGTCTCTATCGAGATGTCAACAATAATGGCTTTCTAGATTCTAGCGACACGCTGCTAGCTTCATCAACACGAGGTGGCACAAGCAATGATGTCATTGACTTTGGAGTATCTAGCGGGCGATACCTAGCCCAAGTCTCTCGCTTTTCTAACGTTTCTTCTATCTCCTACGATTTGGATTTGTCTGCTGTGTACGATGTGGGCACTGTCAGCACAAACATCGTTTCTCGGAATAGGTATTCACTCACTACCAGTGATCCAACCGATACATTTGAGTTTCGCCTTTCCAGCACTCGCAATATCAACTTGAGCTTGCATAACATTAGCCTCGGTGATGATGCTGATTTACGCCTTTATCGAGACAGCAACGTCAATGGAATATTTGATGCAAGTGATGCTCTGCTAACGAGTGCTTCCGCAGGGAGTAATCGCGATGACATCCTTAATTACAACGCTACAGCTGGAACCTATTTTGCCCAAGCCGTTCGGTATGCCCCAGGCAGCAATGGAAATGTATCGTATGATCTAGATATCTCTACAACTCCTTCAAGAACAGCCAGTAATTTATTAGCGAAAGAAGTGATAGTCGGCAATCTA
The genomic region above belongs to Leptolyngbya sp. CCY15150 and contains:
- a CDS encoding C39 family peptidase — its product is MPKAIAELNTVLKKEVLGSGDLADSEKIYVPQGQAFFVSDYSPDRNQHMRLVLASPLTAQDKVHKLQVVYAYEPHIKLEGATPQVNDLNQLIKLPVKYCSQLNNDTAIFGPGWRQCNTTSNTMLADYLLKGALTEKAKQSGYQEPESVFMRIVGKYGDTIDHGAQTQALRALGIESYFSYSLSAKDVLASLKVGVPIVVGFAYKGSGHICVIVGHDPVKKAWLVHDPYGTRHGSSNSYDVGVGGIFDEYTYDTMQRIFWDQGGESGWGRIVTSVRGKATGLPTGL
- the rnc gene encoding ribonuclease III; protein product: MTLQNPRRQKELGRLISILGLESSLKLDWHLLDLALTHSTFSKDNYEELEFVGDAVLRLAAAEFLLDQRPRMSAGEMTAIRSILVSDRNLAKIADAYNLQRYLLADNSALSDPQGQEARLAASFEAVLAALYLSTHDLTLIRPWLDGHLKTLMDEIRSDPALQNYKGALQELTNARYKTLPEYRVTELSQVDGDIERFEAEVWLQEQRLGVGRGPSKKTAEQAAAQVAFLTLRQGDDSATPSKPPA
- a CDS encoding AzlD domain-containing protein → MLTPSQEVLLISSMAIATLAIRAVPIVMSGRIVLSDRMLQLLRYVPPVVLTAIIVPAVLMDGQQIALTYTNPRLIGAIAAIGVGLWRKNLLLTIAVGMAVFFVWQAILAQL
- a CDS encoding AzlC family ABC transporter permease encodes the protein MNPSSDRVPSPRHEVLSGMRGILPLVIGAVPFGIIFGTLASGSGLSAAGAMGMSIFVFAGSSQFIALGLLASGTAIPLVIVTTIVVNVRHLLYSISMMPHLRHDSLAWKLLLSFWLTDENFAVAIARYNQADSSPHKHWYSLGAGVLMYGNWLLCTGLGITLGQQIPTNLGLDFAMAVTFIGMVIPYVVTRPMGVAVGVAGSVALLAHGLPHQLGLMVASLVGILAGAIAESLQPPTVRPSSSD
- a CDS encoding YdcF family protein; amino-acid sequence: MAGTRRWIKAIAGVAVIGLLLQLFIESPWSKPILTWGLMEFLPADSGAEVDAIVVLGRGSSGFLMETRTAIATQLWQSGRAPMIVASGRPEARAMMEHLQKEEGVPTTALLGEVCSETTEENALFTAALLQPTETKRILLLTDSPHMLRSFLTFRSLGFDVIPYPTPFSKGGDTIFSGRVLSKEYRGLLGYAAVGRFLPRSFDNSWYLDSDRLQEALEGDCTVTLDEPS
- a CDS encoding nuclear transport factor 2 family protein; this encodes MSEASVHTLTIAKIAFQDFSHGLSSGDWSLFLDRLSEDFTFWFPAGPFQGWNHGRERAETFFALVSVMFPEGLTLTVQQVTSNATTVVFEVRSQGVLSGQPYENQAAIAFDVKDNKIASYREYLGVVVQLGR
- a CDS encoding pre-peptidase C-terminal domain-containing protein; amino-acid sequence: MATYSLGTLSSTPVSRNNYSVTTFDSTDVFAFQVVGSRRIGLFLHDLSADADIRLYRDVNNNGFLDSSDTLLASSTRGGTSNDVIDFGVSSGRYLAQVSRFSNVSSISYDLDLSAVYDVGTVSTNIVSRNRYSLTTSDPTDTFEFRLSSTRNINLSLHNISLGDDADLRLYRDSNVNGIFDASDALLTSASAGSNRDDILNYNATAGTYFAQAVRYAPGSNGNVSYDLDISTTPSRTASNLLAKEVIVGNLTRDRILSGGVGSTDTTDTYYFSLSTYRGVNIRLDGLSADADIRLIRDRNNNGVVDAGEVLRSSSRGGTNADTINGYDLSGNYFLQVYQYSGNTSYRVTFDQYATSYV